A stretch of the Thermus thermophilus genome encodes the following:
- the dnaA gene encoding chromosomal replication initiator protein DnaA, whose product MSHEAVWQHVLEHIRRSITEVEFHTWFERIRPLGIRDGVLELAVPTSFALDWIRRHYAGLIQEALGLLGAQAPRFELRVVPGVVVQEDIFQAAPAEAPRPKLNPKYTFENFVVGPNNSMAHAAAVAVAESPGRAYNPLFIYGGVGLGKTHLMHAVGHSVAKRFPHLKIEYVSTETFTNELINAIREDRMAEFRERYRSVDLLLVDDVQFIAGKERTQEEFFHTFNALYEAHKQIILSSDRPPKDILTLEARLRSRFEWGLITDIQPPDLETRIAILKMNAEQRGLRIPEDALEYIARQVTSNIRELEGALMRAIAFASLNGVELTRAVAAKALSDIFAPRELEADPLEIIRKVADHFGLKPEELTGSGRKKEVVLPRQLAMYLVRELTRASLPEIGQLFGGRDHTTVLYAIQKVQELAESDREVQGLLRTLREACT is encoded by the coding sequence TTGTCGCACGAGGCCGTCTGGCAACACGTTCTGGAGCACATCCGCCGCAGCATCACCGAGGTGGAGTTCCACACCTGGTTTGAAAGGATCCGCCCCTTGGGGATCCGGGACGGGGTGCTGGAGCTCGCCGTGCCCACCTCCTTCGCCCTGGACTGGATCCGGCGCCACTACGCCGGCCTCATCCAGGAGGCCCTCGGCCTCCTCGGGGCCCAGGCGCCCCGGTTTGAGCTCCGGGTGGTGCCCGGGGTCGTGGTCCAGGAGGACATCTTCCAGGCCGCCCCCGCCGAGGCCCCCCGGCCCAAGCTCAACCCGAAGTACACCTTTGAGAACTTCGTGGTGGGGCCCAACAACTCCATGGCCCACGCCGCTGCCGTGGCCGTGGCCGAGTCCCCCGGCCGGGCCTACAACCCCCTCTTCATCTACGGGGGAGTGGGCCTGGGGAAAACCCACCTGATGCACGCCGTGGGCCACTCCGTGGCCAAGCGCTTCCCTCACCTGAAAATTGAGTACGTCTCCACGGAAACCTTCACCAACGAGCTCATCAACGCCATCCGCGAGGACCGAATGGCGGAGTTCCGGGAGCGGTACCGCTCCGTGGACCTCCTGCTGGTGGACGACGTCCAGTTCATCGCCGGGAAGGAGCGCACCCAGGAGGAGTTTTTCCACACCTTCAACGCCCTTTACGAGGCCCACAAGCAGATCATCCTCTCCTCCGACCGGCCGCCCAAGGACATCCTCACCCTGGAGGCGCGCCTGAGGAGCCGCTTTGAGTGGGGCCTGATCACCGACATCCAGCCCCCAGACCTGGAGACCCGGATCGCCATCCTGAAGATGAACGCCGAGCAGCGGGGCCTGAGGATCCCCGAGGACGCCCTGGAGTACATCGCCCGGCAGGTCACCTCCAACATCCGGGAGCTGGAAGGGGCCCTCATGCGGGCCATCGCCTTCGCCTCCCTCAACGGCGTTGAGCTGACCCGCGCCGTGGCCGCCAAGGCCCTCTCCGACATCTTCGCCCCTAGGGAGCTGGAGGCGGACCCCTTGGAGATCATCCGCAAGGTGGCGGACCACTTTGGCCTGAAACCGGAGGAGCTCACGGGGAGCGGCCGCAAGAAGGAGGTGGTCCTCCCCCGGCAGCTCGCCATGTACCTGGTGCGGGAGCTTACCCGGGCTTCCCTGCCCGAGATCGGCCAGCTCTTCGGCGGCCGGGACCACACCACGGTCCTCTACGCCATCCAGAAGGTCCAGGAGCTCGCGGAAAGCGACCGGGAGGTGCAGGGCCTCCTCCGCACCCTCCGGGAGGCGTGCACATGA
- the dnaN gene encoding DNA polymerase III subunit beta, with amino-acid sequence MNITVPKKLLSDQLSLLERIVPSRSANPLYTYLGLYAEEGALVLFGTNGEVDLEVRLPAEAQSLPRVLVPAQPFFQLVRSLPGDLVALGLASEPGQGGQLELSSGRFRTRLSLAPAEGYPELLVPEGEDEGAFPLRTRMPSGELVKALTHVRYAASNEEYRAIFRGVQLEFSPQGFRAVASDGYRLALYDLPLPQGFQAKAVVPARSVDEMVRVLKGADGAEADLALGGGVLALALEGGSGVRMALRLMEGEFPDYQRVIPQEFALKVQVEGEALREAVRRVSVLSDRQNHRVDLLLEEGRILLSAEGDYGKGQEEVPAQVEGPGMAVAYNARYLLEALAPVGDRAHLGISGPTSPSLIWGDGEGYRAVVVPLRV; translated from the coding sequence ATGAACATAACGGTTCCCAAGAAACTCCTCTCGGACCAGCTTTCCCTTCTGGAGCGCATCGTCCCCTCTAGAAGCGCCAACCCCCTCTACACCTACCTGGGGCTTTACGCCGAGGAAGGAGCTTTGGTCCTCTTCGGGACCAACGGGGAGGTGGACCTCGAGGTCCGCCTCCCCGCCGAGGCCCAAAGCCTTCCCCGGGTGCTCGTCCCCGCCCAGCCCTTCTTCCAGCTGGTGCGGAGCCTTCCCGGGGACCTCGTGGCCCTCGGCCTCGCCTCGGAGCCGGGCCAGGGGGGGCAGCTGGAGCTCTCCTCGGGGCGCTTCCGCACCCGGCTCAGCCTGGCCCCCGCCGAGGGCTACCCCGAGCTTCTGGTGCCCGAGGGGGAGGACGAGGGGGCCTTCCCCCTCCGGACGCGGATGCCCTCCGGGGAGCTCGTCAAGGCCTTGACCCACGTGCGCTACGCCGCGAGCAACGAGGAATACCGGGCCATCTTCCGCGGGGTGCAACTGGAGTTCTCTCCCCAGGGCTTCCGGGCGGTGGCCTCCGACGGGTACCGCCTCGCCCTCTACGACCTGCCCCTGCCCCAAGGGTTCCAGGCCAAGGCCGTGGTCCCCGCCCGGAGCGTGGACGAGATGGTGCGGGTCCTGAAGGGGGCAGACGGGGCCGAGGCCGACCTTGCCTTGGGCGGGGGGGTGTTGGCCCTGGCCCTCGAGGGCGGAAGCGGGGTCCGGATGGCCCTCCGCCTCATGGAAGGGGAGTTCCCCGACTACCAGAGGGTTATCCCCCAGGAGTTCGCCCTCAAGGTCCAGGTGGAGGGAGAGGCCCTCAGGGAGGCGGTGCGCCGGGTGAGCGTCCTCTCCGACCGGCAGAACCACCGGGTAGACCTCCTTTTGGAGGAGGGCCGGATCCTCCTCTCCGCCGAGGGGGACTACGGCAAGGGGCAGGAGGAGGTGCCCGCCCAGGTGGAGGGGCCGGGCATGGCCGTGGCCTACAACGCCCGCTACCTCCTCGAGGCCCTCGCCCCCGTGGGGGACCGGGCCCACCTGGGCATCTCCGGGCCCACGAGCCCGAGCCTCATCTGGGGGGACGGGGAGGGGTACCGGGCGGTGGTGGTGCCCCTCAGGGTCTAG